The following proteins are co-located in the Doryrhamphus excisus isolate RoL2022-K1 chromosome 15, RoL_Dexc_1.0, whole genome shotgun sequence genome:
- the clcn7 gene encoding H(+)/Cl(-) exchange transporter 7, which translates to MANITKKVSWSSRADESGAVGEGTPLLNGSEKRRHSREPSGGGAVFQIGRLSTADLEEEITSDEESVRGRPKEIPHNEKLLSLKYESLDYDNIENQLFLEEERRMSHMGFRCLEISRWVVCGLIGFLTGLIACFIDIVVEQLAGIKYQVVKENIERFTEVGGLSISLILWAVLNSTFVMMGAIIVAFFEPIAAGSGIPQIKCYLNGVKIPRVVRLKTLVVKVCGVICSVVGGLAVGKEGPMIHSGAVVAAGVSQGRSTSLKRDFKIFEYFRRDTEKRDFVSAGAAAGVSAAFGAPVGGVLFSLEEGASFWNQMLTWRIFFASMISTFTLNFFLSIYHNNPGDLSNPGLINFGRFENESVAYYLYEIPLFIAMGAIGGLLGALFNVLNYWLTIFRIRYVHRPCLQVMEAMLVAAVTAMVSFTMIYFSNDCQPLGPEHTEEYPLQLFCADGEYNSMATAFFNTPERSVRSLFHNQPGSYNPLTLGMFTLTYFFLACWTYGLTVSAGVFIPSLLIGAAWGRLCGILLAAISASGSIWADPGKYALIGAAAQLGGIVRMTLSLTVIMVEATGNVTYGLPIMLVLMTAKIVGDYFVEGLYDIHIKLQSIPFLHWEAPATSHWLTAREVMSSPVTCLNKVEKVGTIVDTLSNTSTNHNGFPVVVQGATSEEPAKLCGLILRSQLIVLLKHKVFVELARSRLTQRKLQLKDFRDAYPRFPPIQSIHVSQDERECMMDLSEFMNPTPYTVPQETSLPRVFKLVRALGLRHLVVVDDENRVVGLVTRKDLARYHMGKHGLEELQLAQT; encoded by the exons GAATCTGTGCGGGGGCGTCCAAAAGAAATCCCTCATAATGAGAAACTACTGTCACTCAAATacgag AGCCTCGACTACGATAACATTGAGAACCAGTTGTTTTTGGAAGAAGAGAGGCGGATGAGTCACATG GGTTTCCGCTGCTTGGAGATCAGTCGCTGGGTGGTCTGCGGCCTGATTGGCTTTTTGACAGGCCTCATCGCCTGTTTCATTGACATTGTGGTGGAGCAGCTGGCTGGAATCAAATACCAAGTTGTGAAGGAAA ATATAGAAAGGTTCACAGAGGTGGGCGGCCTATCCATCTCGCTCATCCTTTGGGCTGTCCTCAACTCCACCTTTGTCATGATGGGAGCCATTATAGTTGCTTTTTTTGAG CCTATAGCAGCAGGAAGTGGTATTCCTCAAATAAAATGTTACCTGAACGGAGTCAAGATCCCGAGGGTGGTTCGActtaag ACCCTGGTTGTGAAAGTGTGCGGCGTTATCTGCTCTGTGGTGGGTGGACTTGCTGTTGGAAAG GAAGGTCCGATGATCCACTCCGGTGCAGTGGTAGCTGCTGGAGTCTCTCAGGGCAGGAGCACCTCTTTGAAAAGAGACTTCaag ATCTTTGAGTACTTCCGGAGAGACACAGAAAAAAGAGACTTCGTTTCAGCCGGAGCTGCTGCCGGCGTCTCGGCTGCCTTCGGAGCACCAGTTG GTGGCGTTCTCTTCTCCCTTGAAGAAGGAGCTTCCTTCTGGAACCAGATGCTGACATGGAGGATA TTTTTCGCCTCCATGATCTCCACCTTCACGTTGAATTTCTTCCTGAGTATCTACCACAACAACCCAGGTGACCTTTCCAACCCCGGTCTCATCAACTTTGGACGCTTTGAGAATGAA AGCGTGGCCTATTACCTCTACGAAATCCCCTTATTCATCGCCATGGGAGCAATAG GCGGACTGCTGGGGGCTCTATTCAACGTTCTCAACTACTGGCTCACCATCTTCAGGATCAG GTACGTCCATCGGCCTTGTCTGCAAGTGATGGAGGCCATGTTGGTCGCCGCCGTGACCGCGATGGTGTCATTCACCATGATTTACTTCTCCAACGACTGTCAGCCTCTCGGGCCAGAGCACACGGAGGAGTACCCtctgcag TTGTTCTGTGCAGATGGGGAGTATAACTCCATGGCAACAGCCTTCTTCAACACTCCAGAGAGAAGCGTCCGCAGTCTCTTCCACAACCAGCCAG GCTCCTACAACCCGTTGACATTGGGAATGTTTACGCTCACATATTTCTTCCTGGCCTGTTGGACGTACGGCCTCACCGTGTCCGCCGGGGTCTTCATCCCATCTCTGCTCATCGGAGCAGCTTGGGGGCGACTGTGTGGAATTCTGCTGGCCGCCATCTCGGCTTCTGGATCG ATCTGGGCTGACCCTGGTAAATACGCCTTGATTGGAGCTGCAGCTCAGTTAG GAGGCATTGTGAGGATGACTCTCAGTTTGACGGTCATCATGGTGGAGGCTACAGGAAACGTCACCTACGGCCTTCCCATCATGCTGGTCTTGATGACGGCAAAGATCGTAGGAGACTACTTTGTGGAG GGCCTGTACGACATCCACATTAAGCTGCAGAGCATTCCCTTCCTGCACTGGGAAGCTCCCGCCACCTCACACTGGCTAACAGCGAG AGAAGTCATGAGCTCTCCCGTCACCTGTTTGAACAAGGTAGAGAAGGTGGGAACCATTGTGGACACCCTTAGCAACACGTCGACCAATCACAACGGTTTCCCTGTCGTGGTGCAAGGAGCGACCAGTGAAGAG CCAGCCAAGCTCTGTGGTCTGATTCTTCGCTCCCAGCTCATTGTTCTCCTCAAGCACAAG GTGTTTGTGGAGCTCGCCCGCTCGCGGCTGACCCAAAGGAAGCTCCAGCTGAAGGACTTTCGGGACGCCTACCCGCGCTTCCCCCCCATTCAAAGCATCCACGTGTCCCAGGATGAGCGGGAGTGTATGATGGACCTCTCCGAGTTTATGAACCCGACGCCCTACACCGTTCCACAG GAAACATCTCTTCCTCGTGTGTTTAAGCTAGTCAGAGCGCTTGGACTCAGGCACCTGGTGGTGGTGGATGATGAGAACAGG GTGGTCGGACTGGTGACCAGGAAAGACTTGGCCAGATATCACATGGGAAAACATGGACTGGAGGAACTTCAGCTGGCCCAGACatag